Part of the Streptomyces sp. NBC_01353 genome, AACTGGAAGGTGTCCCGCCGCTGCCTGCGTGACCCCCTGCGCGGGGCCCGGGACTACGCGTCCGGTTCGCTCGGTTCCGCCGCGTCGTCCTGGGCCTGGGCGCGGCGGCCGACCACGGCGGCCGCGGCCAGGGCGCTGGCGAGGAAGGCGGTGGCGACGACCCAGGGCCGGTCGACGACGTGACCGGTGGCGTGGTCGAGGGAGTAGCGGCCGGCGCCGGTGATGCCGATGGCGGCCGCGGTGAATCCGAGGAAGGCCGGGTACTCGAAGCCGCCGGACTGGGCGAAGAAGCCCGCGGGCAGATGCACGGCGACCGCGCCCGCCATGGCTCCGGCCGCGGCGGCGCCGGCCGCCGGAGTGGCCAGGCCCAGGGCGAGCAGTGCGCCGCCGCCGGCCTCACCGAGGCCCGCGGCGATCGCGCTCTCACGGGGCGGCGAGAAGCCCATGGCCGCCATCCCCTGTGCGGTGCCCTCGATGCCACCGCCGCCGAACCAGCCGAAGAGCTTCTGGGTTCCGTGTGCGGCGAGGACGGCGCCGGTCCCCACCCGGAGTACGAGAAGCCCGAGGTCGCGTCGGTTCAGGGTGGTCATCAGGGTCTCCCGGGGCAGCCGAAGGTCGGTCACCTTCCACTCTCGCCTCCGAGCGGGCCGAGCCCCCGGTGTTGTTGCTCCACTCGGGTGATGTCCCGCCCGGCCGGGGCCCTCGGCGCATGCGCTACATTTTGCCGGTCCTTGACCGCGATCATTCACGATCCTTTCCTCCTCGGAGCCGGCAACCCATGAGCGACATCGTCAACGGCCTCGGTCGGGCCACCGCCTACGGCGCACTCGGCGTGGTGCTGCTGATCCTCGGCATCGTCCTGGTGGACCTGCTGACGCCGGGGAAGCTCGGCCGACAGATCTGGGAGGAGCGGAACCGCAACGCCGCGACACTGCTCAGCTCCGCCCTGCTCGGCGTAGGCGGGATCGTCTTCACGTCGATCTGGACGACGTACGACGATTTCGGCAAGGGCCTCGCCTCCACGGCCGCGTTCGGTCTGCTGGGGCTGGCGATGATGGCCGTGGCCTTCCTGGTCGTGGACCTGGTCACGCCGGGGAAGCTGGGCGCCACCCTCGTCGACCCCCAGCCGCATCCGGCGGTCTGGGTGACGGCCTCCTGCAACATCGCCGTCTCCGCGATCGTGTCCGCGTCCATCGCCTGAGCCTTCAACGCCCCATCGGCTCGACCTCCAGGAACCGCCTGCGGCGTGGCCCCCGGTACAGCAGCGCCTCCCAGCCGAGTCGCTCCAGGACGGGCACGCAGGCGGTGAGCGCGGCCTCCTCCTCCTGCGCGGCCCCGCCGCCGGGCGGGCCCACCCACTCGACGACGGCGGTTCCGGGCCGTTCACCGGCCGTGACCCGGTAGCCGGTCGCCACCCGGGCGCCCGCGTCGTCCACCGCCGAGGCCGCCGTCCTCGCCGCCTCCAGGGCGAGGGCCACGGCCCGGACCGGCTGTCTCAGCTCCCACTCCGCGGGCACCCCCGGCGGGTCACCGCCCTGCCGGTTGGTCATCCGCCTGATCTGAAGCAGCCCGTCGAAAGCAGCCCGCACCTCCCGTGACCGCTGCTCTCCTTCTGCCTCCTCCAGGGGCGGCCCGTCCCCCGTGGCCGCCTCGAACGTCCCCCGGTTCGTCGTCATGTCCGAACGGTAGGACCCACCACTGACAACCGCCCATGTGCCCGCCGTCCAGGGCTCACCGCTGGCTGCGGCCGCTCGTGACCGCGTAGTACTGGAGGTCCTGCTTGTCGATCGGGCGGCGTACCGGGTAGCGGGTCGTGACCGTCGTCGTGGTCTTTCCGGCGCGCACGGCGGTGGCCGAACTGTGGCCGGTGCGTAGGGGCAGGAGGTGGGCGTGGACTCCGGGGGGTGCCTGGTAGGCGCTGTCGGTGGTGCCGGTCGTCGTGCGTACCTGGGCGGGTGCCGTGAGGAAGGAGACGACCTCAACGGTGTCCCGGGGCGTTGCCGTGCCCCTACGGGGCTCTATCAGCCGGGGCTGGCGTGCGGTGGGTGGGGTGGCGTCGACGAACTGGACGCGTGAGGTCAGATAGAGGGTGTCGCGGACGATCTTCGGCCAGGCGCCGGTCTTGAAGCGGGTCAGGTAGTAGGACGTGAGGTCCAGGTAGGCGTAGCCGTTGTGCAGCGAGGGCGCGAAGTGGGTGCCCTCGGAGTAGTCGTTCCAGGTGGTGAGCTGGACCCAGTCGGCGCCGGAGTCGATGGCGGCTCCCCAACTCGCGCGCAGCGTCTCGGTGTTGCCCGCCTCGTCGTACACGCCCTGGTTGGGGCGCGCGTCCTGCACGGAGACGGGTTGCATCCAGATCTTGCCCAGCCGCCGGGCGCGGTCGGCGGCGGCGCCCGCTCCGTCCTGCCGGTTGGCGCTGCGGGCGCCCCACTCGGAGAAGCCGTGGCTGATGGCCGCGTACCGCTCGTGTTCCGGGGTGAAGTCCAGGAAGAGGGGGACGAGTGCGGTGCGGATGCCGTGCCGGGACTCCAGCTCGCGCATCATCGACCGCCACCAGTCGGGGTCCTTCTCCTCGGCCTTGAAGGGGGAGACGACGAGCCGGCCGTCCGGCAGGCGGTGCGCCGACGGGTGGCGGGCCAGCCGGGCGAGCGTGTCGGCGAGTGAGGCGGGGGTGGTGCTCAGCGAGGTCATGTCGGGCATGAGCTGGATCCGAAAGCCGGGGTCCTCCTCGCGGGCGGCCCGCAACAGCAGTTCAGCGCGGTCCCGGTTGCGTCCGCTCTCGGAAAGCAGGTCGAGGGTGAAGCCGTCGAGCCCGGCATCGCGTGCGGTACGGATCTCCTGGCGCAGATGGGCCAGTCCCCAGTTCCCGGCCTCGGGCGCGGCGGGCAGCGGACGGTCGCGCAGCAGCCCTCCGTACGCCCGGTGCTTGCCCTTCTCGCCGTTCGGGGTCAGATAGTTGCGGCTGTAGTAGTCGCGGTCCGCCGGCTCGTTGTCCAGGGAGAGCGGGTACGGGGTGAAGTAGTGAGCGAAGACGAGCTTGCCCGAGCGGCGCAGTTCGCGGGGCGGGGGCAGGTCGAAGGGGAGGGCGGTGCTGTACGCCGCCGGGGGCGTCGAGGCCGGCTCGGCGGGGGCGTCGTCGCGGAGTGCTCCGGCCGTTCCGATGCCGGCCCAGGCGCCGAGGAGCAGCACGCCCAGAGCGAGTCCCGGGAGCAGCCGACGGTGGCCCGGTGCCCGATGGGGCCGGGCTGAGGGCTTGTCCGCCATGGGCGTCCTTAGGGTCGGTCGGAGCTGCTGCCGCGGGCGCGCGGGCTGGCTGTAGTACAACCGATCGCGGGCTGCGGAACAACCACCGTCGGGTGCGTGCCGAACGGACCGCGGCAGTCCGTCGCGTACCGCTTCCGGCATGGTCGTTGGAGTGACCGGCGGCTTAAGACGTCAGCGATTCGTTCCGCATCGCGGGCCGCGCCGCGTCGGATTGCTTGTGTTCGAGAGGGGTGATCGACGGACAACCCACCGGCACGGGACGCATTCTCGCGCCCTGTCGGGGGCTTCCTGGCGGTGTGGTTTCGGACACAACCGGGGCCTCCTCTCCCGCCGTTGCCTCCTGCCAGTTCCGCGAACTCCGACACGTTCCCGCCCGTGCGCCGCATGGCCTCACGTGCGTCAACTCCCTTCGCACAGCCGTATCATGCGAGCGGCCGTGTCCACACCGGCCCCGATGTCACGAGATGAATGAGCCGTCACCTTCTGAGGTCGTTCGTGTGAACACCAGCGGACGTGCGGGTCTTTGTCGTACTGTTCCGGGCGTTGCGACACTTGTTCATCGATCAGGGGGTCGAAGAGCGGGGTGACGCACGTCGAAACGTGCCTGGGGGGTACATGTGGCATGCCCGCACAACTGAGACCGACAACTCTGCTGGGAACAAAGCCGGTTCCGTGGCGACACCGCCGCACCCGCGTGCCAAGGCCCGCTGGTACCCGGTCGTCGCGCTGACGGTCGACATCCTCGGCGTGGGGCTGCCCACAGCGCTGATCATGGGCGTCGAGCGTCAGCCGTACGCCTACCTCAGTGCCCTGGTCGCCGCCCTGTGCTGGGTCGCGGTCCGCGCGCTCCGAAGACGGTACGCGCGTCGGGAACTCGGCGAGTCGCGGGGCAGTCTGCCCGTTCTGCACGACTGGCTGATCCTCCTCGGGGTACTCGCCGTGCTGCGTGCCGCCGCCGATCTGCACCATCCGGCGCTGCTCTGTCTCGCGGCACTGATCCCGGCACCCGTACTCACCCTGACCTGCTCGAAACTGACCTGGCATCACCTGGTCGCGGCCCGCCGCGAGGCGCAGGTGGTCACCCGGGTGCTCGTCCTCGGCGAACCCACGGCCGCCGGTGATGTCGCGGAGCACCTCGCCGGACGCACCGAGCACCCGTACGTGGTGGTCGGCGTCGTCGCGGTCGGGGACGGCCAGGTCCGTACCGGCGCCCCCGTGGCGACCCGGCTCGGCGTCCTGATGCCGGAGGCCGCGGACGGGGACACCACCCATGTCCTGGCCGCCGTCCGTGAGTTGGAGGCCGATGTCGTCCTCGTCGCGGCCGGCCCCCTGATGGCGGGCGAACGGCTGCGGCGGCTCTCCTGGGGGCTGCACGACTCCGGTACCGAACTCGCCCTGGCCCCCGGCCTGGTGGAGTTTGCCGTGAAACGCCTGGAGACCACATCGGCGGCCGGAATGGCGCTGCTCCGGGTCGCGCCGCCGGTGCGCAGCGGTGTGCAGCAGGTCCTGAAGTCCGTCATGGACCGCGCCGGAGCGGCCTTCGGGCTGCTCGCCCTGTCGCCGTTCTTCCTCGCGATCGGCGCCGCGGTGCGGCTCACCTCGCCCGGGCCGGTGTTCTACAAGCAGGAGCGGGTCGGGCAGGGGCGAACCCCGTTCGTGATGTGGAAGTTCCGCACGATGTATCTCGACGCCGAAGCCCGCAAGGCGGAGCTGTCGCAGGCCAACGAGCACGACGGACTGATGTTCAAGATGCGGCGCGACCCCCGGGTGACCCGGGTGGGCAGACTGCTGCGCCGCACTTCGCTCGACGAACTGCCCCAGCTGATCAATGTGTTCCTCGGTTCCATGTCCCTGGTCGGACCGCGTCCGCCGCTGCCGGAGGAGGTGGCGCGGTACGGGGACGTGGAGCTGCGCCGGCTCGCCGTGCGCCCCGGGATGACCGGACTGTGGCAGATCAGCGGCCGTTCGGACCTGTCGTGGGACGAGACGGTGGAGCTCGATCTCCACTACGTGGACAACTGGTCGTTCACCAGCGATGTCGATGTCATGGCCCGTACGTTCCGCGCCGTCGTCGACGGTCGCGGAGCGTACTGACGGGCCGGCCGCATGACGTCAGTTCTGTTCCCGCCACCAGGCATACGTGGCGGCGATGCCGTCGGGCAGTGCGACGGCCGGCTTCCAGCCGAGTCCGGTCAGCCGGGACACGTCGAGGAGCTTGCGCGGTGTGCCGTCGGGCTTGCTCGTGTCCCAGGCGATCCGGCCCTCGTACCCCGTCACCTCGGCGACAGTCTCGGCGAGTTCGCGGATGGTGAGGTCCTCGCCGCAGCCGATGTTGACCGGCTCGTCGCCGTCGTAGCTGCGCAGCAGTACGGCGCAGGCGGCGGCCAGGTCGTCGACGTGCAGGAACTCCCGGCGCGGGGTCCCGGAGCCCCAGAGCACGATCTCCTCGCGGCCCTCCTCACGGGCCTCGTGGAAGCGGCGGATCAGCGCCGGCAGGACGTGCGAGGTCTCCAGGTCGAAGTTGTCGCCGGGCCCGTAGAGGTTCGTGGGCATCGCGGAGACGTAGGCGGCTCCGTACTGCTTCCGGTACGACTGGACCTGCACGATGCCGGCGATCTTGGCCAGCGCGTAGGCCTCGTTGGTGGGCTCGAGCGGGCCGGTGAGGAGCGCGTCCTCGGGGATCGGCTGGGGCGCGAGCCTCGGGTAGATGCAGGACGAGCCGAGGAAGAGCAGCCGCTCGACCCCGGCGGCGTGCGCGCCGGCGACGACCGCGAGCTGGATCTGGAGGTTCTCCTCCAGGAACTGCACGGGGTAGGTGCTGTTCGCCATGATGCCGCCCACCTTCGCGGCGGCGAGCACGACGGCGTCGGGGCGGGTCTCGGCAAGGAAGGCCGCGGTCCGGGCCGCGTCGCGCAGATCGAGCTCGGCGCGGGTCCGGGTGATCACTTCGTGCCCGTCCGCGGTCAGCCTGCGGGCGATCGCGGAGCCGACGAGGCCGCGGTGGCCCGCGACGAATATCCGGGCCCGCTCGGGCAGATACGACGGGGCTTCCGTCGGGGCGGTCGTCGATTCATTCATGGCCCGGATCATGCCAGGCCGACAGGGACCGCAGTACAGCAGATCCGGATTTAAGGCCCGGATCATATCATATCCGCAAGTTACGGACCGGCTGGGGGCCGGTCCGTTCGGGAGGGGCACCACGCATGAGCAAGACCGCACTCATCACCGGAGTCACGGGGCAGGACGGCTCGTACCTGACCGAACTGCTGCTGTCCAAGGGCTACACGGTGCACGGCCTCGTCCGTCGCTCGTCGAGCTTCAACACCGAGCGCATCGACCACGTGTACCAGGATCCGCAGCAGGCGAACCGTTCGTTCGTGCTGCACCACGCCGATCTCTCGGACGGGGTGGCGCTGGTGAACCTGCTCCGTGACATCCGCCCCGACGAGGTCTACAACCTCGGGGCACAGTCCCATGTGCGGGTCTCCTTCGACGCACCGCTGTACACGGGCGACGTGACGGGCCTGGGCGCCCTGCGGCTCCTGGAGGCGATCCGGGCGAGCGGGGTCGACACCCGGATCTACCAGGCGTCCTCCTCCGAGATGTTCGGCGCCACACCGCCGCCGCAGAACGAGCAGACGCCGTTCCACCCGCGCAGCCCGTACGGCGCCGCCAAGGTGTTCGCATACTGGACCACGGTCAACTACCGCGAGGCGTATGACATGTTCGCGGTGAACGGGATCCTGTTCAACCACGAGTCGCCGCGGAGGGGCGAGACCTTCGTGACGCGCAAGGTGACGCGGGCCGTGGCCCGCATCAAGGCCGGACTGCAGGACCGGCTGTACCTGGGCAACCTCGATGCCGTTCGCGACTGGGGGTACGCCCCCGAGTACGTCGACGCGATGTGGCGGATGCTTCAGTGCGACGAGCCGACCGACTACGTGGTGGCGACCGGAGTCCCGGCGACCGTGCGGCAGTTCGTGCAGACGGCGTTCTCCCATGTGGGGCTCGACTGGGCGGAGCACGTCCGCTACGACCCCAAGTACGAGCGCCCCAGCGAGGTCGACGCCCTGATCGGCGACGCGAGCAAGGCGCGGGACCTGCTTGGCTGGAAGCCCTCGGTTCAGGTGGACGAGTTGGCCCGGATCATGGTCGATGCCGATGTCCGTCTCGTCGAGGACCAGCTGGCCGGAGCGACGGTCCGTATCGACCGCTGATCTGCGGCTTTCTTCGAACGGCCGCTCCGGGGCGACAGCCGGGGCGGCCGTTTCACGCGATGCGCGGAGGTACGCAAGGTAGCGGATTGGCCAAATAGGCTCTCCCGCTTGTCACTTCGTCGTACAGTTCGCATTCATCAGATGGCAGTTGCACCACTTCTCGCCACATTGACTGGGCTATCACGCCTGGGGGGAACATGCGTAGATCCTGGGGGCTTACCGCTGCCCTCGTCCTGACCGTCGCGGCCGGAGCCGGAGGCTCTCTGGCCCCGACGGCCGCGGCCCTGACGCCGCCGGTGGCCTTCACCGCGGACGATCTGCCGACCTGGCAGACCAACGGCATCGTCTGGGCACTCGCCGAGGCGAACGACACCGTCTTCGTGGGCGGCACCTTCTCCGAGGTGCGCCCGCCCGAAGGCGGCACCGGCACTCCGAAGGGGGCCGTCAACTTCGCGGCGCTGGACGCGGCGACGGGCGCGCCCACCGACTGCGTTCTCTCATTCACCGTCGGCAGCGGCACCGCGACCGTGCGGACCCTGGTGGTCTCACCGGACAAGAAGACGCTGTACGCGGGCGGTTACTTCGGTGCCGTCAACGGCACGCCGGTCTCCAGCCTCGCCGCGATCGACATCGCCACCTGCACACCGAAGGCGGCCTTCACCCCGAGTTTCCCCGCCACCGTGCGGGCCCTCGCGGTCACCGACACCACCGTCTACGCGGCCGGCGACTTCGACACGGTGGAGGGACAGACCCGGCAGCGGTTCGCCGCCGTCACCACCGCCGGCGCCCTGCTGCCCTTCACCGCGAACGCCGACGAGCCGGGCCGGGCCATCGAGGTCACCCCGGACGGGCAGCACGTGCTGCTCGGTGGCGACTTCTTCACCGTGAACGGGGCCAACTCGCACGCGCTCGCCGTGGTCAACGCCACGACCGGCGCCGTGACGAAGGCGTACCCCAACGGCTGGATCCCGCAGAACTCCGTCGTCAAGGACATCGAGACGGACGCGACGGGCTTCTACACCGGCAACGAGGGCACGGGCGGCGGCGTCTTCGACGGCCGTATCGCCCTGAACCTCTCCGACTTCGAGCAACGCTGGCGCGACACCTGCCTCGGCGCCACCCAGGCGGTCCGCTCCTACCAGGGTGTGCTCTACAGCGCCTCGCACGCCCACGACTGCTCCAGCGTCGGCGAGTTCCCGGACGGGCGCCGCTACCACCTGCTCGCCCAGCCGACGACGTCGACCGGCAAGCTCGGCTGGTTCCCGGACACCAACGACGGCCTCGGCGAGGGCATCGGACCGCGCGCCTTCACCATCTCCGGCACCGGGACGACCAAGTACCTCTGGGTGGGCGGAGAGTTCACCACCACGAACGGTGCCCCCGCCCAGGGTCTGACCCGCTTCGCCTCCGGCCCCGACACCGGCGCGCCGACCGTGCCGACGGTGAGCGCCGCTGCGGTGACCCCGAACGCGGTGCAGGTCCGCTGGCGCTCCAGCCTCGACCTGGACGACTCGACGCTGACGTACAAGGTCTACCGCAACGGCGCCGCGACCCCGATCGCGACCGTCCAGGGCGACTCGCTGCACTGGTCTCGCCCCCAGGTCTCGTTCAAGGACACCACCGTGACCCCGGGCCAGACCTACACCTACCGGGTGACGGCCGGTGACGCGGACGGCAACACCAGCGCCCTGTCCGCGACGTCGACGGTGACGGTCCCGACCTCGCCGGAGCCGTACGCCTCCCAGGTGATCGCCGACGGCGCCGGGCTCTACTGGCGCTTCGACGAGTCCACCACGCCGTACGCCGCCGACTCCTCCAACGGGAACAACAGCGGCCTGTACGTCAACGCGCCCGTCCTGCGCCAGACCCCGGCCGCCGTCAGCGGAGCCTCCACCGCGGTCGCGCTCAACGGCACGGACGAGCAGATCCACAGCGACCGGCGTCAGGAGGTGACCGGCTCGTTCACCATCGAGACGTGGTTCAAGACGACCACGAACCGTGGTGGCAAGCTGATCGGCTTCGGCAACAACACGACGCGGAACAGCGGTAGCTACGACAAGCACCTCTACATGACGAACACCGGCAACGTGGTGTTCGGCGTCTACACCGGCTCGGCCCGGACACTGACGTCGCTGGGCTCGTACAACAACGGTGCCTGGCACCACGCGGTGGGCACGCAGGGGCCGGACGGCATGAAGCTGTACGTCGACGGCAAGCTGCTGGCGTCCAACAACGTCACCACCAACCAGCAGTACCCGGGTTACTGGCACGTCGGCGCGGACAACCTCTCCGGCTGGCCGCTGCGTCCGACGAGCACCTTCCTCGCCGGCCAGCTCGACGAGGCGGCGGTCTACCCGACGGCGCTCACCGCGGCGCAGGTCGCCAAGCACCACAGCCTGGCCTCCGCGCCGGCCGACACGGTCACCTTGGTCACCGCGTCGGAGGACACCTACGCCAACGCCGGCGCCCCCGGCACCAACTACGGCACGTCCAGCTCCATGGCCGTGCGCGGTACGGCGGCGTACGAGTCCTACCTGCGGTTCACGCTGCCGGCCGCCCCGGCGGGCACCGTCCTCAAGAGCGCCCGGCTCGCGGTGAAGACCACCACGATGGCGGGCGCGGGTTCGGCCGACAGCCAGTCCGTCGTGCCGGTCACGGGTGCCTGGACCGAGGCCGCGCTGACGTACACCAACCGCCCGGCGCTCGCCGCCAGTCCGATCGGGACGCTCAGCGGTGCCACGGACGGCTCGGCCGTCTACTCGGCGGCGCTGGACGCCTCGGCGATCTCGGCGGCGCTCGGCGGCTCGTACAGCGTCGCGCTGACCAGCACCGGGACCGATCCGCTGTGGCTCTGGTCGTCCGAGGCGGCGGCCGCGGAGGGCACTCCGCAGCTGGTGCTGACCTTCGGCGCCCCGTAGCCGGTGCGCTGAACCGTCCATCCCAGGATGCGGGGCCCGGTCCACCGGGCCCCGCATCCGACGTACCACGGGAGTTCCCCCATGCGTCGTCCACTTCACCGGCGCCCGGCAGCGGCGGCGGCCGCCCTGCTGACCGCACTGCTCACCCTCTCCGCCTGCTCCTCGGGCGGTGACGGCTCCGACGGCGCGCCGCAGGCCGCCACGCCCACGCGCTCGGCGGCCGTGCCCGACCGGCAGGCCGAGGCGGAGCCCACCGGCCCCACCCCCTCCCCGACCAAGGGACCCGTCGTTCCCGATGCCGAACTCAAGCCCGTCACGGGCTCGTTCACCACGGAACAGAAGAAGTACCTGAGCGGGCGGGTGCCCAAGAACACGGATCCGGCCGCCGTGCTCCAGACCGGCCAGGAGTCCTGTCAGCGTCTGGAGCGCACCGCCAAGCGCGACAAGGACGCGGCGGTGGGCGCCCTCGTCGCCGGGGACATCCCGGACGCCGAGGCCGCCGTGAACCATCTGTGCCCGGCGCAGAAGCCTCTGCTCACGACGGCGAGGAGCGGGTTCCCCGACGGCACGGCCACGCAGCCGAAGGCCGGCACGTACCGTGCGCTGACCACCGACCCGTCGTGCACCTGGCGGGCCCTGGGCAAGGACGGGAAGGTGCTCGCCTCGGGTCCGGCGCTCGGCGCGAAGGGCCCGGTGAAGGCCGCCGTCCCCGCGGGGACGGCGGAGTTCGTCTCCTCTTCCTGCTACGCCTGGCTGCCGGCCTGATCCACACGGACCGACTCGTACACCCCGAGCAGGGTGTCGAGGACGGCCTCCATCGAGAACGCCTCCGTGGCCAGCTTCCGGGCCGCCACGGAGGCGCTGTCGTTAGCGTGGCGGTCCAGCAGCGCGGTGACGGCCGGGGCGATGCCCGCGGGGTCCGTGACCACGCGTCCCGCGCCGGCCTCCTCGATGTCGCGGGCGAGGCCGTTGGAGTCAGTGACGACGGCGGGTGTGCCGACCGACAGCGCCTCCAGGACGGACATCGGGAACGGCTCGTCGACAGAGGGCAGGACGTACACGTGCGCCCTGCGCATCTCCTCCAGCATCCGCTCGGCCGACAGTGGTCCCGGCCGGTCCACCCGATCGCCGACTCCCAGCTCGGCGACGAGCGCGTCGACGGCCGCCCGCTCGCCCTCGTCGGGCCCCGCGAGGACGAACGTGGCGTCGGGATGGTGGCGCAGGATCTCCGGGACCGCCGCGACGAAGTCCGTGGGGCGCTTGCGGGACTGCAACCGGGCCGCGTAGAGGATGCGGGGCGGGCCGGCGGGTGCCGGGCGCGGCTCCTGGGCGGGTACGCCGTTGACGAGTCGTACGGCCCGGTCGAGCGGACCGCCGACGACGGCGTCCAGGTCCTTGCGCTCACGGCCCGTCAGATGGAGGACGGCGGAGGCACCGCGCATCACGCGCCGGACCGCGACCGCGTCCAGGATCCTGGCCAGGATCTTCTCGCTCGGATCGACCATGCCGTGCGTCTGGAGCACGAGCGGCCGGCCGGCCCGCAGCGCGGCCAGCGCCACGGGCAGGGTCACCAGGTCGCGGGCGAGGTGGACATGGACCACATCGGCGTCCCTGACCAGCGCGCCCGCCCCGGCGAGCAGCGCGGGCGAGGTGATGCCGCTGAAGCCGAGCGGGAGGATCGAGCGGGCCCGGTAGAGCCGGGCGGGCACTCCGTCGACCTCCGTCGGAAGCCGCTCACCGAAGCCGTCGCCCAGGGCCACCAGGCGTGCCTGGTGGCCGCGTTCGGCCAGTCCGCGGCAGAGGTTGACCGCCACTCTGACCGGGCCGCCGAAGGCGTGGGTGGGACTGTGCAGGGTGACCGCGTGCAGGACGCGCAGGCCGCTCACGCGGGCACCGGGACCGGACGGCGGCCGTCGGCCGTGTGCAGCGTGAGCTCGGGCAGGTCCTTGTGCAGGGTCGTGCCGGCGGCGACGACCGCGTGGCGGCCGACGGTGACCCCGGCGAGGACGGTGGCGCGGGTCGCGACCCAGGCGCCGTCCTCGACGGTGATCGGGGCGTTGCGGTAGCGGAAGTCGGCGGCCCGGTGGTCATGGCTGCCGGTGCACAGCAGCGCCTCCTGGGAGACACAGACGTGGGCGCCGAGCGTGACGGGCTCCAGGTTCAGCAGCCAGGCGCCCTCGCCGATCCATGTGTGGTCGCCGACGGTCAGCTTCCACGGCCACAGGATCCTGACCCGG contains:
- a CDS encoding glycosyltransferase; this translates as MRVLHAVTLHSPTHAFGGPVRVAVNLCRGLAERGHQARLVALGDGFGERLPTEVDGVPARLYRARSILPLGFSGITSPALLAGAGALVRDADVVHVHLARDLVTLPVALAALRAGRPLVLQTHGMVDPSEKILARILDAVAVRRVMRGASAVLHLTGRERKDLDAVVGGPLDRAVRLVNGVPAQEPRPAPAGPPRILYAARLQSRKRPTDFVAAVPEILRHHPDATFVLAGPDEGERAAVDALVAELGVGDRVDRPGPLSAERMLEEMRRAHVYVLPSVDEPFPMSVLEALSVGTPAVVTDSNGLARDIEEAGAGRVVTDPAGIAPAVTALLDRHANDSASVAARKLATEAFSMEAVLDTLLGVYESVRVDQAGSQA
- a CDS encoding WcaF family extracellular polysaccharide biosynthesis acetyltransferase: MRNLPAFTLAGYDKGRGKLVQALWFAVMNTVFMAWFCPARLRVALLRAFGATIGDGVLIRHRVRILWPWKLTVGDHTWIGEGAWLLNLEPVTLGAHVCVSQEALLCTGSHDHRAADFRYRNAPITVEDGAWVATRATVLAGVTVGRHAVVAAGTTLHKDLPELTLHTADGRRPVPVPA